A region of uncultured Carboxylicivirga sp. DNA encodes the following proteins:
- the yihA gene encoding ribosome biogenesis GTP-binding protein YihA/YsxC — protein sequence MEVVKAEFLKSSSTVKQCPKADRPEYAFIGRSNVGKSSLINKLCNRKAMAKTSSTPGKTQLINHFTINNDQWYLVDLPGYGYAKVSKKLRSGFSKIILDYIGNRENMMCLFVLIDSRIPMQKVDLEFMNLMVENGIPISIVFTKTDKLNKGQYTENMKAYEKGLLEHWEELPPIFYSSAINGEGTNEILSFIEDINNKW from the coding sequence ATGGAAGTAGTAAAAGCCGAGTTTTTAAAAAGTAGTTCCACCGTTAAACAATGCCCCAAGGCTGATCGTCCTGAGTATGCCTTTATTGGTCGTTCTAATGTTGGTAAATCCTCTTTAATAAACAAGCTGTGTAATCGCAAAGCGATGGCCAAAACCTCTTCCACTCCCGGAAAGACTCAATTAATCAATCACTTCACTATTAACAACGATCAATGGTATCTGGTTGACCTTCCGGGGTACGGATATGCAAAAGTCTCAAAGAAGCTTAGGTCAGGCTTCAGTAAAATAATCCTTGACTATATCGGAAATCGTGAAAACATGATGTGTTTATTTGTATTGATTGACTCTCGTATTCCGATGCAGAAGGTTGATCTTGAATTTATGAATCTGATGGTTGAGAATGGTATACCTATTTCAATCGTCTTCACAAAAACGGATAAACTTAACAAAGGACAGTATACCGAAAACATGAAAGCCTATGAAAAAGGACTTCTTGAGCACTGGGAAGAGTTACCTCCCATCTTTTATTCATCGGCCATTAATGGTGAAGGAACCAATGAAATACTCTCATTTATAGAAGATATCAATAATAAATGGTAA
- a CDS encoding ribose-phosphate pyrophosphokinase: MPPKAPIKIFSGTSTRYLAEKISLSSGRELGSHNCLRFSDGEFATAYEETVRGSHVFLIQSTFPPADNLMELLMLVDAAKRASAYKIVAVMPYFGYARQDRKDQPRVSIGAKLVADMLSTAGVDRVITMDLHADQIQGFFDIPVDHLYASSIFVPHIKHMNLENLVIASPDVGGTKRANTYAKFLETPMVICHKSRSKANVVDEMRIIGDVTDKNVIIVDDMIDTAGTMTKAADMMMEAGARSVRAFTTHAVLSGPAYDRIENSSLTELIVTDSIPLKKSSPKIKVLSVAQLFADTIEKVYNYQSISNQFLL, translated from the coding sequence ATGCCACCGAAAGCTCCAATTAAGATATTCTCAGGAACAAGTACGAGATATCTGGCAGAAAAGATTAGCCTTAGTTCGGGTCGTGAACTGGGGAGTCACAATTGCTTACGATTTAGTGACGGCGAATTCGCCACAGCCTACGAAGAAACAGTTCGCGGATCTCACGTATTCCTGATTCAATCAACATTTCCACCAGCCGATAATTTAATGGAATTGTTAATGTTGGTTGATGCAGCTAAACGAGCTTCGGCCTATAAAATTGTGGCTGTTATGCCCTATTTTGGTTATGCCCGTCAGGACAGAAAAGATCAGCCCCGTGTGTCAATTGGCGCTAAACTGGTAGCAGACATGCTAAGTACTGCAGGTGTTGACCGTGTGATTACAATGGATTTACATGCTGATCAGATTCAGGGATTCTTCGATATCCCGGTAGATCATTTGTATGCTTCCTCTATTTTTGTTCCACACATCAAACATATGAACCTGGAGAACCTGGTTATTGCTTCTCCTGATGTAGGTGGTACTAAAAGAGCCAATACCTATGCCAAGTTTTTAGAAACACCTATGGTTATTTGTCATAAATCACGTTCTAAAGCCAATGTGGTTGATGAGATGAGAATCATTGGTGATGTTACTGATAAAAACGTTATCATCGTTGATGATATGATTGATACAGCTGGAACTATGACTAAGGCTGCAGACATGATGATGGAAGCCGGAGCCAGAAGTGTTCGTGCATTCACCACTCATGCAGTTCTTTCGGGTCCTGCTTATGATCGTATCGAAAATTCATCGTTAACAGAACTTATTGTGACTGACTCCATTCCTTTGAAAAAGTCAAGTCCTAAGATTAAAGTTCTTTCGGTAGCTCAACTTTTTGCCGATACAATTGAAAAAGT